Proteins co-encoded in one Pleurodeles waltl isolate 20211129_DDA chromosome 1_2, aPleWal1.hap1.20221129, whole genome shotgun sequence genomic window:
- the TLR2 gene encoding toll-like receptor 2, with product MGLKSSCKRTFKGEQKPHCSIMLPITWIWVLQVVITTTHSENSTPGGSCASLCISRSFCGCSSMNLKHFPSGLPSGVQDLDLSNNKIFQIKGNDLKDYVQLKMLLLQFNEIKTINNGAFNSSRSLEHLDLSYNNLTALVLAWFQPLSSLTFLNLQGNYYRTLGPFPLFTHLPRLKYIRFGNPYFVAIENHNFEGITDLELLELEAINLNSYQTGSFSTFKNITHMAINVKQDSLFSILADILNSVTWLEIKNADFKSSESVARMDILIPSLAQKLTLRNASLTDKSILTFIEVLNRYVHVMELDLEECTLYGTGQAGHVVVTGPASIRVVTIKSLLIPYFFLFSDLSFVYALTVNLTSVTCVDTKVFLVPCDVSRSFRSLQYLDLSNNLLKDMPLKFSFCHGEGGGAWPMLRTLNLSRNSLNHLSNIGEYLSGQEYLTNLDISQNNFASQMPPVCQWPKTLTNLNISLCQITHINSCIPTTLEILDVSNNALRSFVVRFPQLKELYIGKNKLMRLPSADNLPNLISLMINTNSLNSFFEEDLEPFRNLRALDARDNNYMCSCAFLSFIHNHKSISDMLTGWPRNYVCDSPSSMRGNQVEDAHLPIIWCHQTLIVSLICSVVLLVVIISVIICYKYHAVWYAKMIWVWLKAKRQPRRVPKEDICYDAFVSYSERDSEWVENIMGHELENANPPLKLCLHKRDFVPGKWIIDNIIDSMEKSRKTLFVLSEYFVQSEWCKYELEFSHFRLIDEKNDTVILILLEPIEKETIPKRFCKLRKLMNTKTYLEWPLEESQQHIFWFNLRAALQSEDFPESTCTDLLH from the coding sequence GCCACACTGTTCGATAATGCTGCCCATAACATGGATATGGGTTTTGCAGGTGGTAATAACTACTACTCATTCAGAAAACTCTACACCAGGTGGTTCTTGTGCATCGTTGTGCATTTCCAGAAGTTTTTGTGGATGCTCATCAATGAATTTAAAACATTTTCCTTCAGGATTACCAAGTGGAGTTCAGGATCTAGATTTGTCAAACAATAAAATCTTTCAGATAAAAGGAAATGATCTGAAGGATTACGTGCAGCTAAAAATGCTTCTATTGCAGtttaatgaaattaaaacaataaacaatGGAGCATTTAATTCCAGTAGAAGTCTAGAACATTTGGATTTATCCTACAATAACTTGACTGCTTTAGTACTTGCTTGGTTTCAACCACTTTCTTCACTAACGTTTTTAAACCTTCAGGGGAATTACTACAGAACACTTGGACCATTTCCCTTGTTTACTCATCTTCCACGTTTGAAATACATCAGATTCGGCAATCCTTATTTTGTGGCCATAGAAAATCATAACTTTGAAGGAATAACAGACCTTGAACTACTTGAGCTAGAGGCTATAAATCTTAACAGCTACCAAACTGGAAGCTTCAGCACATTTAAGAACATAACTCACATGGCCATAAATGTTAAACAAGATTCCCTATTTAGTATTCTTGCAGATATCTTAAACTCAGTAACCTGGTTAGAAATTAAGAATGCAGATTTTAAAAGTAGCGAGAGTGTAGCCAGAATGGATATCTTGATTCCCTCATTAGCACAGAAACTTACCCTTAGAAATGCCTCACTGACAGATAAAAGCATATTAACATTTATTGAAGTCCTGAACAGGTATGTACATGTGATGGAATTGGACTTAGAAGAATGTACACTTTATGGAACAGGGCAGGCAGGTCATGTTGTAGTCACTGGACCTGCCTCAATTAGAGTAGTGACAATAAAAAGTTTATTAATTCCATATTTCTTCTTATTTTCTGACCTAAGCTTCGTTTATGCCTTGACTGTAAATTTGACAAGTGTAACATGTGTGGACACAAAAGTATTTTTGGTTCCCTGTGACGTTTCACGGTCTTTCAGGTCATTGCAATATCTTGATCTTAGTAACAATTTGCTTAAAGATATGCCCTTGAAATTTTCCTTCTGtcatggtgagggtgggggtgcttggCCCATGTTGAGAACTTTAAATTTGAGTAGAAATTCTTTGAATCATTTGAGTAACATTGGGGAGTACTTGTCTGGACAAGAATACCTGACAAACCTTGATATAagtcaaaataattttgcaagtcaaATGCCACCAGTGTGTCAGTGGCCTAAAACACTTACAAATTTGAACATTTCATTGTGCCAGATTACCCATATAAATTCATGCATTCCTACAACCCTTGAAATCTTGGATGTTAGCAACAATGCGTTGAGATCCTTTGTGGTCAGATTTCCACAGCTCAAAGAACTTTACATTGGAAAAAACAAACTGATGAGATTACCAAGTGCTGACAATCTGCCAAATTTAATATCACTAATGATTAACACAAACTCTTTAAACAGCTTTTTTGAAGAAGATTTGGAGCCTTTTCGGAACCTAAGGGCACTGGATGCTCGGGACAACAACTACATGTGTTCATGTGCATTTCTATCTTTCATTCATAACCACAAAAGCATTTCTGATATGTTAACAGGTTGGCCAAGGAACTATGTATGTGATTCACCATCCTCCATGAGGGGCAATCAAGTTGAGGATGCACACCTTCCTATAATATGGTGCCATCAGACATTAATTGTATCACTAATATGCAGTGTTGTGCTATTGGTAGTAATAATCAGTGTGATCATTTGCTACAAATATCATGCAGTTTGGTATGCCAAGATGATTTGGGTGTGGCTTAAGGCAAAGAGACAACCAAGAAGGGTACCCAAGGAAGACATCTGCTATGATGCTTTTGTATCCTACAGTGAAAGAGACTCTGAGTGGGTTGAAAACATAATGGGACATGAACTAGAAAATGCAAACCCCCCATTAAAACTCTGTCTTCACAAACGTGACTTTGTTCCTGGGAAGTGGATCATTGACAATATCATTGACTCAATGGAAAAAAGCCGCAAGACTCTCTTTGTACTGTCTGAATACTTTGTGCAGAGTGAGTGGTGCAAATATGAGCTGGAGTTCTCACACTTTCGTCTTATCGATGAAAAGAATGATACCGTCATTCTGATACTTTTAGAGCCGATTGAGAAAGAAACAATTCCAAAACGATTCTGCAAGCTGAGGAAACTCATGAACACAAAAACCTATCTGGAGTGGCCGCTTGAGGAATCTCAACAACATATATTTTGGTTCAATTTAAGAGCTGCACTGCAATCAGAAGACTTCCCGGAATCAACTTGTACTGATCTTTTACATTAA